A single window of Brevundimonas vitisensis DNA harbors:
- a CDS encoding tryptophan halogenase family protein, whose amino-acid sequence MQDDRKIRSVAIVGGGTAGWMAASAMAKAFAAPGGSAGPTITVIESETIGTVGVGEATIPPIRQFNSMIGLDEADFMAATGATVKLGIAFHDWSAPGSRYFHGFGDFGPEVRGQAYRQHLFRLHAEGRIDSLEAWSLPSVMAAKGRFAPPSDDPRSVLSAYSYAYHFDAGLFARRLRALAEAAGTVRLEGRIVDVTVDADRVQAVVLEDGRRVESDLFIDCSGFRGLLIEGALKAGYEDWTRWLPCDRAVALPCPATRAPVPYTAATALSAGWRWRIPLQHRVGNGYVYSSAFIDDQAALDELLQGLEAAPVAEPNRLRFVTGRRRMAWKGNVVAVGLASGFLEPLESTSINLIQTGIGRLLELFPDRDFDPALLTEYNRRTAQEFERVRDFIIAHYHLAGRSEGELWRHCRDNAPPDTLAAKLELFRARGEVSLLEDESFREDSWAAVLTGLGVWPRRVSPLVQRLDLDQVQAQAGRLADLIGRAAASLPDHAAYLDARRRSAMGAAA is encoded by the coding sequence ATGCAGGACGATCGGAAGATCCGAAGCGTCGCAATCGTGGGCGGCGGTACTGCGGGCTGGATGGCGGCCAGCGCGATGGCCAAGGCCTTTGCCGCGCCGGGGGGCTCTGCCGGCCCGACCATCACGGTCATCGAATCCGAGACTATCGGCACCGTCGGCGTCGGCGAGGCGACCATTCCGCCCATCCGCCAATTCAACAGCATGATCGGCCTTGATGAAGCCGACTTCATGGCCGCCACCGGCGCGACGGTAAAGCTGGGCATAGCGTTCCACGACTGGTCCGCACCTGGCTCACGCTATTTCCACGGCTTCGGCGACTTCGGTCCCGAAGTGCGCGGCCAGGCCTATCGCCAGCATCTTTTCCGGCTGCATGCCGAGGGCCGGATCGACAGCCTGGAGGCTTGGTCCCTGCCTAGCGTCATGGCGGCGAAGGGTCGATTCGCGCCGCCCTCCGACGACCCGAGATCGGTCCTTTCGGCCTATTCCTACGCCTATCACTTCGATGCCGGCCTGTTCGCCCGTCGCCTGCGCGCCCTGGCCGAGGCGGCTGGAACGGTACGGCTGGAAGGCCGGATCGTCGATGTGACCGTGGATGCCGACCGCGTCCAGGCCGTCGTGCTGGAGGACGGCCGCCGCGTCGAGTCCGATCTCTTCATCGACTGCTCGGGCTTTCGCGGCCTGTTGATCGAGGGAGCCTTGAAGGCTGGCTACGAGGACTGGACCCGCTGGCTGCCCTGCGACCGGGCCGTCGCCCTGCCCTGCCCCGCCACCCGTGCCCCTGTTCCCTACACAGCTGCGACGGCCCTGTCCGCAGGATGGCGATGGCGCATCCCGCTGCAGCATCGCGTGGGCAACGGCTATGTCTATTCCAGCGCCTTTATCGATGATCAGGCCGCGCTGGATGAGCTGTTGCAGGGACTGGAGGCAGCACCGGTCGCCGAACCCAATCGGCTGCGGTTTGTCACAGGCCGCCGTCGCATGGCCTGGAAGGGCAATGTCGTAGCGGTGGGACTGGCCTCGGGCTTCCTGGAACCGCTGGAGTCCACCAGCATCAATCTGATCCAGACCGGAATCGGCCGACTGCTGGAACTGTTTCCCGACCGGGACTTCGATCCAGCCCTGTTGACCGAGTACAATCGACGCACGGCCCAGGAATTCGAACGCGTCCGCGACTTCATCATCGCCCATTACCATCTGGCGGGACGCAGCGAGGGCGAGCTGTGGCGGCACTGTCGCGACAACGCGCCGCCCGACACCCTGGCCGCGAAACTGGAGCTGTTCCGCGCCCGGGGCGAGGTCTCGCTGCTGGAGGATGAGTCTTTTCGCGAAGACAGCTGGGCTGCCGTGCTGACCGGCCTGGGCGTCTGGCCGCGCCGTGTCTCCCCCCTCGTACAGCGACTGGACCTGGATCAGGTGCAGGCCCAGGCAGGGCGGCTGGCGGACTTGATCGGCCGCGCCGCCGCCTCCCTGCCCGATCACGCTGCCTATCTGGATGCACGTCGCCGCTCAGCGATGGGAGCCGCCGCATGA
- a CDS encoding IclR family transcriptional regulator: MSVQDDQDDRKYRAPALEKGLDVLELLAAQGPVLTPSQMSAELGRSVSELFRMIQVLEFRGYIELTPQGYRLTNRLFTLGLAQAPVKSLSEVALPAMRTLSELTVQSCHLVVPTEDQIVVIARIEGPGDLGYSVRLGYRRNIIDASSGLMFYGCASEQTRARLAARLTTAHGQARVSNYIAAAEQAARQGYVRRESDFVKGVTDLVAPIMGSDGILATLITPYIQRTPPVCDVDTALSHLQATAQAISAEMAAVSQA, from the coding sequence GTGTCGGTTCAAGACGATCAGGACGACAGAAAGTACCGCGCGCCTGCGCTGGAAAAAGGCTTGGATGTCCTCGAGCTTCTGGCCGCCCAGGGACCGGTACTGACCCCATCGCAGATGTCTGCCGAACTGGGCCGCTCCGTCAGCGAACTCTTCCGCATGATCCAAGTGCTGGAGTTTCGCGGCTATATCGAGCTGACGCCCCAGGGATATCGGCTGACCAACCGCCTGTTCACCCTGGGCCTGGCTCAGGCACCGGTTAAGTCACTGTCGGAAGTCGCCCTGCCTGCGATGCGCACCCTGTCGGAACTGACGGTGCAGTCGTGTCATCTGGTTGTACCGACCGAGGACCAGATCGTCGTGATCGCTCGAATCGAGGGGCCTGGCGACCTGGGATACTCGGTCCGGCTCGGCTACCGGCGAAACATCATCGACGCCAGTTCGGGCCTGATGTTCTATGGCTGTGCGTCCGAGCAGACCCGGGCACGGCTGGCGGCCCGGCTGACCACGGCCCACGGGCAGGCGCGGGTCTCGAACTATATCGCGGCTGCCGAACAGGCGGCCCGCCAGGGCTACGTTCGGCGCGAAAGTGACTTCGTGAAGGGCGTGACCGACCTGGTCGCTCCGATCATGGGGTCAGACGGCATCCTGGCCACCCTGATCACCCCCTACATTCAACGCACACCGCCGGTGTGCGACGTCGATACGGCCCTCTCCCACCTCCAGGCTACGGCTCAGGCCATCTCAGCGGAGATGGCGGCCGTCTCTCAGGCTTGA
- a CDS encoding TonB-dependent receptor yields MSHLKRNSRVALLCGASLVSLVALAPMSAMAQSASAAQDPEATDVDELVVTGIRAQLRSAQAIKQDSEVIVDSVTAVDIGALPDRSVSEALQRIPGITLQRTNAARDPARLAAEGGGVFVRGLSWVRSETNGRDIFSASNGRGLSFEDVSADLLAGVDVYKNVAANMIEGGIAGTVNLRTRVPFDNSEPLVAFNADYNYGDLSERGYWSGSFIASDRWDTGMGEFGLLANISVSNVGNRTDSISVDRYDPVVLNAGNAPTDGSAAAGDTVYIPKYLGWRTIDWEQERTAVALAAQWRPNDDLLFTFQALTSQADAYNIERALGTESILNPNATYSYNDDNVFVGGNVPQANYNTDTRVGDDTKRTTDLALSFRYAPNSPWSFSGDLQYVKSTAEIYSMTVFTQLENRPDLNIQIGGDLPVLTSSGGTPEDRSAYWWAAAMDHIEDNEADELAGRLDATYDFDEGSFFRSVAVGVRATEKNYTNRQTGYNWGLLSNQYWGNGGGAIVYLDDTGFPGGTQDPRLLDSSELFTFDNFFRGDAPVPGVAWFPTAGLVNQGTAYAYDILRNTLSSGWGWTPLSDDYESYRLGGGNGGITELTEETQAAYIYARFGAENALFGKTFDGNIGVRIIETETSAQSVTTLPVITGTCPPPGAPAADCTAFNRAVTFSTGGSLDGQPISNSYTDVLPSLNLRVFLADGLQARFAVSRAMVRPEMYQLQPFTNLSINFEADGYTLDDVAPFTGIGGNPGLDPIKATNYDASLEWYFAPTGSVTLAVFHKDITDYIFTGTETETFTNGGVTYDFLMTRYVNGDEGTVDGFELAYQQFYDFLPGWLSGFGVQGNFTFIDSSGGRNTSQNILDPLQNTASGEALPLEGMSRTSYNAALLYENYGISARLAYNWREEYLLTTSAANINAPVWASDYGQLDGSVFYSLTDDVKIGIQSTNILNERTVLKVGNETRKPPYNWVDTDRRVSIVLRAAF; encoded by the coding sequence TTGTCTCACTTGAAGCGAAATAGCCGTGTCGCCTTGCTGTGCGGGGCGTCCCTGGTCAGCCTGGTTGCGCTGGCCCCGATGTCGGCCATGGCCCAGAGCGCTTCGGCCGCTCAGGACCCGGAGGCCACCGACGTCGACGAGCTTGTGGTCACCGGGATCAGGGCGCAGCTGCGCTCGGCCCAGGCGATCAAGCAGGATTCCGAGGTCATCGTCGATTCGGTGACCGCCGTGGATATCGGCGCCTTGCCCGATCGATCCGTGTCCGAAGCGCTGCAGCGCATCCCGGGCATCACCCTCCAGCGTACCAATGCGGCCCGTGACCCGGCCCGTCTGGCGGCCGAAGGCGGTGGCGTCTTTGTTCGCGGCCTGTCGTGGGTCCGTTCGGAGACCAATGGTCGCGATATCTTCTCGGCTTCGAACGGTCGCGGTCTGAGCTTCGAGGACGTCTCGGCCGACCTGCTGGCCGGTGTCGACGTCTACAAGAACGTCGCTGCCAACATGATCGAGGGCGGGATTGCCGGTACGGTCAACCTGCGCACCCGCGTGCCGTTCGACAACAGCGAGCCGCTGGTCGCGTTCAACGCGGACTATAACTACGGCGACCTGTCCGAGCGCGGTTACTGGTCGGGCAGCTTCATCGCCAGCGATCGCTGGGACACCGGCATGGGCGAGTTCGGCCTGCTGGCGAACATCAGCGTTTCGAACGTCGGCAACCGCACGGACTCTATCTCGGTCGACCGCTATGATCCGGTCGTTCTGAATGCGGGCAATGCCCCGACCGACGGCTCGGCCGCAGCGGGCGATACGGTCTATATTCCGAAGTATCTCGGCTGGCGGACCATTGACTGGGAGCAGGAGCGTACGGCCGTCGCCCTGGCCGCCCAGTGGCGCCCGAATGACGATCTGCTGTTCACCTTCCAGGCTCTGACGTCCCAGGCCGATGCCTACAATATCGAGCGGGCGCTGGGCACGGAAAGCATCCTGAACCCCAACGCGACCTACAGCTACAACGACGACAATGTGTTCGTGGGCGGCAACGTCCCTCAGGCGAACTACAACACCGACACCCGCGTCGGCGACGACACCAAGCGGACGACCGACCTGGCGCTGAGCTTCCGCTATGCGCCCAACTCGCCCTGGTCCTTCAGCGGTGATCTGCAGTACGTGAAGTCCACTGCCGAAATCTATTCGATGACGGTCTTCACCCAGCTGGAGAACCGTCCTGATCTGAACATCCAGATCGGCGGCGACCTGCCCGTCCTCACCTCGTCGGGCGGCACCCCTGAGGACCGCTCCGCCTATTGGTGGGCGGCGGCCATGGACCATATCGAGGACAACGAGGCCGACGAACTGGCCGGGCGCCTCGATGCGACCTATGACTTCGACGAGGGCAGCTTCTTCCGCTCGGTCGCGGTAGGCGTGCGGGCGACCGAGAAGAACTACACAAACCGTCAGACCGGCTACAACTGGGGTCTGTTGTCCAACCAGTACTGGGGCAACGGCGGCGGTGCGATCGTCTATCTGGACGACACCGGCTTCCCGGGTGGCACCCAGGATCCGCGCCTGCTGGATTCATCGGAGCTGTTCACCTTCGACAACTTCTTCCGGGGTGATGCGCCGGTTCCGGGCGTCGCCTGGTTCCCCACCGCAGGCCTGGTCAACCAGGGTACGGCCTATGCCTATGACATCCTGCGCAACACTCTGAGCTCGGGCTGGGGCTGGACCCCGCTGTCGGACGACTATGAGAGCTATCGCCTCGGCGGCGGCAACGGCGGCATCACCGAACTGACCGAAGAGACGCAGGCGGCCTACATCTATGCGCGCTTCGGTGCCGAGAACGCCCTGTTCGGCAAGACCTTCGATGGCAATATCGGTGTCCGTATCATCGAGACGGAAACCAGCGCCCAGTCGGTCACCACCCTGCCGGTCATCACCGGGACCTGCCCGCCTCCCGGCGCGCCTGCCGCCGACTGTACGGCCTTCAACCGGGCCGTCACCTTCTCGACGGGTGGATCTCTGGACGGTCAGCCGATCAGCAACAGCTATACCGATGTGCTGCCGAGCCTGAATCTGCGTGTTTTCCTGGCCGATGGACTGCAGGCCCGCTTCGCGGTCTCGCGCGCCATGGTTCGCCCGGAGATGTATCAGCTCCAGCCGTTCACCAACCTGTCGATCAACTTCGAGGCCGACGGCTATACACTGGATGATGTCGCGCCCTTTACCGGCATCGGCGGCAACCCCGGCCTCGATCCGATCAAGGCGACCAACTACGACGCCAGCCTCGAATGGTATTTCGCCCCGACCGGCAGTGTGACTCTGGCGGTGTTCCATAAGGACATCACCGACTACATCTTCACGGGCACGGAGACGGAAACCTTCACGAACGGCGGCGTGACCTACGACTTCCTGATGACGCGCTACGTCAATGGGGACGAGGGTACCGTCGACGGGTTCGAGCTGGCCTATCAGCAGTTCTACGACTTCCTGCCGGGCTGGCTCAGCGGTTTCGGCGTCCAGGGCAACTTCACCTTCATCGACAGCTCCGGCGGTCGCAACACCAGCCAGAACATTCTGGACCCGCTGCAGAATACGGCGTCGGGCGAGGCGCTGCCGCTGGAGGGGATGTCGCGAACCAGCTACAACGCGGCCCTGCTGTACGAGAACTATGGCATCTCGGCTCGCCTCGCCTACAACTGGCGCGAAGAGTATCTGCTTACCACCTCGGCGGCGAACATCAACGCCCCGGTCTGGGCCAGCGACTATGGACAGCTGGACGGCTCGGTCTTCTACAGCCTGACCGACGATGTGAAGATCGGCATCCAGTCGACCAACATCCTGAACGAGCGCACGGTGCTGAAGGTGGGTAACGAAACCCGCAAGCCGCCGTACAACTGGGTCGATACCGATCGCCGCGTTTCGATCGTGCTGCGCGCAGCATTCTGA
- a CDS encoding tryptophan halogenase family protein — MTPAPIQRILIVGGGTAGWMTAAALAHVLRGTVKIELVESEAIGTVGVGEATIPPILLFNALLGIDEDEFVRETQATYKLGIQFRDWFRKGHEYFHPFGHYGTRVDAAPFHQYWLRLNQAGLDDSLDDYSVTTVAARMGRFARPERDPRSILSQMTHAFHFDASLYARFLRQRAEAAGVVRHEGRIADVRLRDNGFIDAVVLDDQRTLSADFFIDCSGFRGLLIEGALKTGYEDWTHWLPCDRAVAMPCARVQDPTPYTRSTALEAGWQWRIPLQHRTGNGYVYCSEHISDDEAVQRLRSGLDAPAMADPNFLRFTTGRRNKTWNRNCLAIGLSAGFLEPLESTSIHLIQTGITKLLLSFPDTGFAQPDIDTYNRLMQLEFERVRDFVVLHYHATERDDAPLWRQVAAMDIPDTLQAKMDQFRSRGRVFRFDDELFQEASWVAVLLGQGVRPERPDPITEVVPLEVTRRHLHGLRIAIRQGVERMPTHEDFIAAHCKAPPIR; from the coding sequence ATGACCCCCGCCCCTATTCAGCGCATTCTGATTGTGGGCGGCGGGACCGCCGGTTGGATGACCGCCGCAGCACTGGCTCATGTCCTGCGCGGCACGGTGAAGATTGAACTGGTCGAGTCCGAGGCCATCGGCACCGTCGGTGTGGGCGAAGCGACCATCCCGCCCATCCTGTTGTTCAACGCCCTGCTGGGGATTGATGAGGACGAGTTCGTCCGAGAGACGCAGGCCACCTACAAGCTGGGCATCCAGTTCCGCGACTGGTTCAGGAAGGGTCATGAGTATTTCCACCCCTTCGGCCACTATGGCACGCGGGTGGATGCGGCTCCGTTCCACCAGTACTGGCTGCGATTGAATCAGGCGGGTCTGGACGACAGTCTGGACGACTATTCGGTCACGACGGTGGCGGCCCGTATGGGCCGGTTCGCTCGGCCGGAGCGCGACCCGCGATCCATACTGTCCCAGATGACGCACGCCTTCCATTTCGATGCGTCCCTCTATGCCAGGTTCCTGCGCCAGCGGGCCGAGGCGGCAGGTGTCGTTCGTCATGAGGGCCGGATCGCTGACGTTCGTCTTCGGGACAACGGCTTCATCGATGCGGTCGTCCTCGACGACCAACGGACACTGTCGGCGGACTTCTTCATCGACTGCTCAGGCTTCCGGGGCCTGTTGATCGAAGGCGCGCTCAAGACCGGTTACGAGGACTGGACCCACTGGCTGCCGTGCGACCGGGCCGTGGCCATGCCCTGCGCGCGTGTGCAGGACCCCACGCCCTATACCCGATCCACGGCGTTAGAGGCCGGGTGGCAGTGGCGCATCCCGCTGCAGCACCGCACCGGCAACGGATATGTCTATTGCAGCGAGCACATCAGCGATGACGAAGCCGTCCAGCGGCTTCGTAGCGGCCTGGATGCGCCGGCCATGGCCGACCCCAACTTCCTTCGGTTCACCACGGGCCGCCGGAACAAGACCTGGAATCGCAACTGCCTGGCGATCGGCCTTTCAGCGGGCTTTCTGGAGCCGCTGGAGTCGACCAGCATCCATCTGATCCAGACCGGCATCACCAAACTGCTGCTCAGCTTCCCTGACACCGGCTTCGCGCAGCCGGACATCGACACCTACAACCGGCTGATGCAGCTGGAGTTCGAGCGGGTCAGGGACTTCGTTGTTCTGCACTATCACGCGACCGAGCGGGACGACGCGCCGCTCTGGCGACAGGTGGCGGCCATGGATATTCCCGACACCCTGCAGGCAAAGATGGATCAGTTCCGCAGCCGGGGCCGGGTCTTCCGGTTCGACGACGAACTGTTCCAGGAAGCCAGCTGGGTCGCGGTGCTGCTGGGCCAGGGTGTCCGCCCCGAGCGCCCGGACCCCATCACCGAAGTGGTGCCCCTGGAGGTCACGCGTCGGCATCTTCACGGGCTGCGCATCGCAATCCGACAGGGGGTCGAACGGATGCCCACGCATGAGGACTTCATTGCCGCACACTGCAAGGCTCCGCCGATCCGCTGA